Below is a genomic region from Brassica rapa cultivar Chiifu-401-42 chromosome A08, CAAS_Brap_v3.01, whole genome shotgun sequence.
ataaaaaaatatctattttaacaTCTGTGACTAAGTGACAtagatattttttagtttttttacaaCGTAAAAATCTCACGCTTTAAAAtcgtgggtcaaaatctagttagtatTATTACTTctcctttttgttttgtttctaaccatcattttatttagatttcatatgtttagtttaatttttattaacaaaatattgacAACAAcctttttctatttaattttggAAAATCATCACAATATTTACAGGTATATtctagtttttgtttgttttgttaacTTTCTGGATAACTATAAATCATTTGCATATAATTTCTAGGGAAATTAATGTTGTAGAAGttcaaaaaatctataaataatcTATGCATTAATGGTTTTATGAACATATATTTTCATTCTTTACTAGTTAAACATTATATGAGATTCCatgaaaattttgatattttcctGTTATGTAGTTTTCTTATAATGAATtgctttgacaaaaaaaaaagaattgctAACATGTATCAAAATCTAAATGTATTtatacaaaagtaaatatcttATTATAATTACCAAAGTAACTTGTCTCACATAGATACAAAAAGCTTACAGTTAAAACTTCAAGATACGCTACCTAGAACGTCAGCCTCAATATTACTCCAGCCTCCACCTATATAAGTAGCTTAACTATCAAGACCTCAAAAAACAACATTTCACACTTTCttcaaacaaataataataactagAATTTGGTTGAAAAAGTCGCTAAGCTTACAAAACATGAGGTTCACAGGAGTAGTATGCATCGCGTTTGTGATAGTCCTTGTGTCGGCTTTAGCTCCGACCAAAGCAGACTTGGAAGAGAAAGTGGCATGCATCCCGACAGAACTTATGACATGCATACCAGCATTACAAACCGGAAGTCAACCGTCTGCTGAATGCTGCGGAAAACTGAAAGAACAAGAGTCGTGTTTGTGTGGTTACATACAAAATCCATTGTTTTCTCAGTATGTTACATCTGAAAATGCTCACAAAATTTTAGCGACTTGTGGCATCCCTTATCCTacttgttaaaattttaaatttcaaaatcctATATAACAATGTGTCATGGTTTACCGCCATtgattaaataatcaaataaaatacatttttcttgtaatataatcaaatataatatcatttttCTAGTATAGatcgttttaaataaaaatgttaaaagagACATgcatatatgctaaaccaaacCCATCATGCGGATGGTATGGTTTTAAAGTTTAAATCCGTTAATAGGCGAGGTTGTGAGTTAGTCTATGATAGATTGTGTTTACCCATTGCCTCCATCTAAGCTTAACTATCAAcgccccttttttttttgaacaacaactATCAACACCTCAAAAACAAGGTGGTGAAAGGAGACAGAAACAGTTCTCTCTCTTCAAAAATTTTTCTCTCCATCGTCTCTCCTTTTTTCTACCGCCGCCTAGGGTTTCAAGCCTCCTTCTTCGTTTTCCGGCGGCGCTGCCGCTCTAAGCGACCGCCGGACTCCGTCCCTGTGTTTTTGTGTCTCTAGTCTCCTCCCCTGTCTCTCTTTCTTCGGTGGTGGGGTGGTTTCATCGTAGGCTTTGAGCCAGTCTCAGATCCGGTGACTCCGTTGGATCTCGGTTCGAGTTATGGGTGGTGGCGTCGCTAGAGGACGGTGACTGCTCCACCTTCGCCTCGCTTCTGGTTCTGGTGGTGTCTCTGACTGGCTCTGATTTTCCTTGCCTCCGGTGGTTCCTCAAGAGTGATGGAGCGAGTGGTGTCGTGAAGCCTCGTCGCAGCTTGTCAGCTCCTCTGGATGGTGGCGCTCCGGTGGTGCTAGGGTTCGGCGGTGGTTTGGTCGGATGATTCCGCGGATCTGAAGACCTTTGCTTTCTTCTGCTGGGGATCTCTGGTGGAGGCGTGAGAGTTTCAGTGGTGGTGAGCTTCGGCTTGTTTTCCAATGTTCTCTGGTGACACACGCTTAGGAGGTGGTGGCGCGTGGCAGCGGCGCGTGTGCGGTGACAGCGCAAGTGGCAGTGTGTCGTGACGGCATGTGGGAGGCAACTTCTGCGTCTTGTCGGCTACGGTTTCGTTCTTGCCCCTCCTTTTAGCATTCTCGTCAGTGAGGCCCCGTTCCTAGCTCTTTTCCCTTAATAAAGTTAGTGGCTTTGGTATTGCCTTCCTATGGTGGTGTTGGTTGTGTTCTTGGTTCCGTGCGACAGTTGGGTTCTCGGTCCGCCTTTTCTCTTGCAGATCTGTCTCCGGAGGGTTGGTAGCTACGCGGTCCGCTCTCTCTATATGAGATTTCGGTTCAATGGGTGTAAACGGTCACAGTGGGTCGGTTTTGGAGACGGCAATTTTCAGATCTGTCTGCTGAACGACGGCATCGTCGCGTGGTAATTTGCTCTCGTGCCGTCGGAGGTTGCGTCTGTCGGGTTTCTTGGTTGGTCCGTGTTTGGATTCTTCAGATTGGTTTGTGTCAGGTTGGCTGTTCGGAAGCTGCAGGAGCCGTAGCTTCTAGGTTTGAGGGCGCCTATCTCTCGGTAGCTCGTGGCAACTGAACCTTCTCTTCGACTTTTCCAGTTTGTTTGGTCTCAGCATTCTCTGCTGTTTAGCTGGTTGCTAGACTAGCTTCTCTGCTTGGGTTCTTTTCATTGTTACTTTCCAGCTGTTGTTTagttttgtttctgttttctGCTACTAGTTTCTCTGTAACTGCTGtcaaaaacttgaaaatttggtataataatttaatattttaccaaaaaaaaaaaaaaaaaaaaaaaaaaaaaaaaaacacctcaAAAACAACATCTCAAAACATTCttcaaacaaataataataactagAATTAGTTTGAGAAAGTCGCAAAGTTTACAAAACATGAAATTCACAGGAGTAGTATGCACCGCGTTTGTGATAGTCCTTGTGTCAGCTTTAGCTCAAGCAACCCGACAGAACTTACACCATGCATACCAGCAGGACAAACCGGAAGTCAACCGTCTGCTGAATGCTGCGGAAAACTGAAAGAGCAAGAGTCGTGTTTGtgtaaatacataaataaacgATTGTTTCCTCCGTATGTTTCATCCGCAAATGTTCAAAAGGTCTTAGCGGCTTGTGGTATACCGTATCCTATATGTACAAATTAACATCAGATGTAACAATGTGGCATGGTTTACCCATTGATTAAATTAATAGTcgatataatattatttttataatatagttcGTTTTAAGTAGAAAAGTTAAACGGACATGCATGCATACTAAACCAAACCTACGAACCTATCCATCATGAGGATGGTATGGGTATAGGATTTTGAATCCGTTGGTAGGAAGGGCTTGTGAGTTAGTACATGATAGATTGTAACTTTGACGAATTTGTCAACttgtaaatgttttatttatttcaataaaGAAACATTAAAAGCTGCACAAAGAGAACAAGAACCGGTCCAGGAACAACACATGAATAAAAGCAAAGAGATACTTCCGTGAATCACAAGCAAAGAGAAACCCTAATACGAAGAAAAAAACGATTAATGATAAAGCTGGTCTTTGCTCTCTCGCTGCCTTCTTCATTTGGAAGGAGGGAAGAAAATGGCGTCCGAAGTTCTCTTAGAATTACGGAAAGACTCCTCCACCTCTCGATCAACCTTACCATTACTGAGAAAAAGTTAAAGGAGTAAAACCTTACCATTACCTAGGGAGACTGGTCctgaaacaaataaaacatatataaactgATAAAACGTTTGAATCCAACCTTATAACAAACCAATCTTTACAGTTATAGTGTTATACTATCGTCTGTTATACCTCTTTGTCGGGGTCCACAAAAATACACTCAAAAGTCTGAAAAGAGAAGTTAAAGGAGTAAAAATAGAAGACATAAAAGAAAGGAAACGAATGAGCCGGAGGAACCTTACCGGGTATTTAACAACATGGTGGAAGGAGCTAAGTCTTCTTCAGGAATCATATGGAACACATTCCAATATCTTCAAAGAATCTCACTCATGGATTTTATTTATAGCAGTGAGTTTCAAATTCCCATCTTTCCGGACCGTTTCACAAACATAGCGAAAGTATTCTACCTGAcgtaaaaaattgttttgaaatGATCAATCAAAGTATCACATAGAAAACTATACaaataatatctatttttttacataatcaTTGTTAAGAGtctattcatatttttttacttgTGGACAAATTCGTATTAttacttttcttgtttttgttttgttttgcactatcattttatttagatttcatatgtttaatttaattttctatttacaaaatattgacagctatttttatatttaattttggaaaATTATCACAGTAGTGACAGGTATACTctactttttgtttgttttgttaacTTTCTGGataactataaattatttgCATATTAAATTTCTAGTCACAATAGTTATAGATATATTctactttttgtttgttttgttaacTTTCTGGATAACTACAAATCATTTGCATATCAATTTTTTAGGGAAATTAGTGctgtaaattttcaaaaaaaatctatagatAATCTATGCATTGATGGTTTATTATGAACATATATTTTCATTCTTTACTAGTTAAATATTATATGAGATTCCTtgcaaattttgatatttttcctATTATGTAGTTTTCTTATATAGAATtgctttgaccaaaaaaaagaattgcTAACATGTATCAAAATCTGGATGTATGGATATACATATCTTATAATAATTACCAAAGTAACATATACCTCACATAGATACGAAAAGCTTACAGTCAAAAATTCAAGATACACTACCTAAAAACGTCAGCCCTCTTACAAATATTACTCCAACATCCATCTATATAATAGCTTGACTATCAGAACCTCAAAATTAACTTCTCAAACATTTCTCAGAAAAAAAACTAGAACTAAGGTTGAAGAGTCGCCAAGCTTACAAAACATGTGTTGGAACCCAATAGTCAGCATGAAGTTCACAGGAGTAGTATGCATCGCATTTGTGATAGTCCTTCTGTCGGCTTTAGCTCCGACCAAAGCAGTCTTTGAAGAGAAAGTGGCATGCATCCCGACAGAACTTATGACATGTATACCAGCATTACAAACCGGAAGTCAACCGTCCGCTGACTGCTGCGGAAAACTGAAAGAACAAGAGTCGTGTTTGTGTGGTTACATACAAAATCCATTGTTTTCTCAGTATGTTACATCTGAAAATGCTCACAAAGTTTTAGCGACTTGTGGTATATCTTATCCTACttgttaaaatttcaaatttcaaatcctATGTAACAATCCGTTATGGTTTATCCATTGATATTAAATAatcaatattttcttataacaaccgttttaaatataaatgtcaaaGGGGACACATGCATTGATGCTAAACCAAACCTATGAACCTATCCCATCATGAGGATGGTACAATATAATTTTGAATCCGTTAGTAGGCAGGACTTGTGAGTTAGTACATGAtagattgttttatttatttcaataaaGAAACCTTAAAAGCTGAACAAAGAGAACAAGAACCGGTCCAGGAAAATCACAAGGAAGAAATGCAAAGCGAAAATACTTTCGTGAATCACAAGCAATGAGAAACcctaataagaaaaaaacaacaacgaTTAATGATAAAGCTGGTTCTTGTTCTCTCTTTGCCTTCTTCAGTTGGAAGGAGGGAAGAAGATGGCGTCCGAAGTTCTCTTAAAGCGGAAGGACTCCTCCACCTCTGGATCAACCTTAAACGCAGCTTGCAAAACCTCTGGGGACAATGCCTTCCAAACCGATGTCCTCCCAGCCAAATGTGTGAAGATTGGACTACACAAACATACAACCACAAAGTTtagtttatttcattttaattaacTTCAAAAAATGAatagagtgttcttactcgggaGTAGTCACGATGGAGAACCAAGACATGCCCTCAGGATCAGCAATCTTTGAAACCACAAAGAACCTTGGAACAATGAAGAGAGAACCAGCTGTGATATGAGTCTCAAGAACTCTTTTCCCATCAGCACCAACCACTTGGACTCTTCCACTACCAGCAACAATGTAAGTCACTTGAAGAGCCGAGTCACAAGAGAAACCAGGTGAACACATGGAATGTCCATCGATCTGAACAAGATCAGCACCAAACCCAACCTGCCCAACCAGAGGAAGGTTCTTGGTGTTCAAGACAACAACTCTCCCACCGTCCTTGATGTCTACATCAAGAGGAGCTTCCAAACAGTTCAGCACAAACCCATCACGGTCCTCCACCTTAGGTTGTGGCATTTTGAAACCGGCCTCCAGCTTCACAATGCCTTTACCAGTTTGAGAACCGACAAGTGTCTTCACTACGCTCTCTTCCAAATCCCATGCTCTCCCTACAAACTCAGTGGAGAAACCGGTGAAGATTCCGTTTGAGCCGGTGAGGTAGAAGTCAGTGAACTGTCCTGCTTTGTGAGCCTTGTGTGTTTCACCAAGGAAGAGGATAACAAGCTCGGTTTCCTCACTGTTGAACCACCATGTAACCACACCAAAAGGAAGAGCAATAGAGTCACCTTTCTTGATAGCTATCACCTTCTCCTCCTTTTCAGGGAGGACAATTCCGGCAGTTCCAGATCCTGAAACCAAATGACAAGAAGTAAAGTCACAACCCTTCAGTTCCTTGCACGCTACGTTATTAGATCAACAATTAAAACGTGATATATGAAGTAAGAAAATCTAGTATTACTTTATTTTGGCATACGGTAGTCATGATCTATTTGAGTATTATTGcgtattattatataatacattCACATTTACCGTTTACTGAAATATCAAGAAACTGGATCTTAAATTTAGAgcgtataaatattttttttcattttattaaaaatatttttggcaaTTTAGCGGCTAAATGACGTATGTAtaggtttttaactttttagatcaaatcaaatattttatccGGCTGTGATCGATCATTACATAATAAAGATCATGATAAGTCCGATCATAATCATGAATGTccctaaataaaaagaaataaatcactataaagttgaaaaaaatttgaaacatgAAAACATGGAAAGGACAAAACACTCAAAAGAAACGTGAAACTTGAAGTAGGGTTATGTAAGCGATCAAACCTTGAAGAACGTAGGCAACCTTAGGGGAATCAGAGTAACGAGGAACAGCGAACCCGTGCTGCTCAAGGGCAAGCTTTGCTGCTCCAATGTTACCCTCTTTAAGCATCGGCAACTCTTCTGAACACCATGCATGGTACGATCCTCCATCTCCTCCGTACACTTGCTTTGGCAGCTTTGGTGTAAGATCAAGCTCCATAGTTTCAGATTCTCTCTAAAGAAAACGCAAAGATCGGTTAAGAAAAGAGGTGGTGAAGAGTGTACGTTTGATATGAGATGGGAATGAGATGCAAgcctttatatatatacacgagAGGTGGAGTGGAGGAGGGTTAATCACACCGTTACAAAGGGGATTTGGCGATTTGATTTACTTCGGGATAAATactgtaattaatattttagtcAAAATTTCATCCATTTCCTTATGTCCACGATCatatgatttattttgtttccatCTAATCATTATTGACATTGACTAATTCTAtcgaatataaatgttttttcaCATATAagtttttgtata
It encodes:
- the LOC103836430 gene encoding non-specific lipid-transfer protein 2, with translation MRFTGVVCIAFVIVLVSALAPTKADLEEKVACIPTELMTCIPALQTGSQPSAECCGKLKEQESCLCGYIQNPLFSQYVTSENAHKILATCGIPYPTC
- the LOC117127179 gene encoding non-specific lipid-transfer protein 2-like; translated protein: MCWNPIVSMKFTGVVCIAFVIVLLSALAPTKAVFEEKVACIPTELMTCIPALQTGSQPSADCCGKLKEQESCLCGYIQNPLFSQYVTSENAHKVLATCGISYPTC
- the LOC103836426 gene encoding glutelin type-D 1-like; the protein is MELDLTPKLPKQVYGGDGGSYHAWCSEELPMLKEGNIGAAKLALEQHGFAVPRYSDSPKVAYVLQGSGTAGIVLPEKEEKVIAIKKGDSIALPFGVVTWWFNSEETELVILFLGETHKAHKAGQFTDFYLTGSNGIFTGFSTEFVGRAWDLEESVVKTLVGSQTGKGIVKLEAGFKMPQPKVEDRDGFVLNCLEAPLDVDIKDGGRVVVLNTKNLPLVGQVGFGADLVQIDGHSMCSPGFSCDSALQVTYIVAGSGRVQVVGADGKRVLETHITAGSLFIVPRFFVVSKIADPEGMSWFSIVTTPDPIFTHLAGRTSVWKALSPEVLQAAFKVDPEVEESFRFKRTSDAIFFPPSN